The following are encoded together in the Thermomonas brevis genome:
- a CDS encoding ABC-three component system middle component 2 has protein sequence MTRASLPNPFNSSLETGVRSLTILVVAFPAAFDLQRLVEMDYLVVHSGDADGPESLHAPLPLRAGELLVRRGLIEKGLILMMSRGLVKRMPSQDGFRFVAEETAAPFISSLAADYSCRLRERAEWAVGRFQGVSTEEIRRITHRLFERWSSEFQLVQSSGGSQ, from the coding sequence ATGACTAGGGCGTCCCTTCCTAACCCGTTCAACAGCTCCCTGGAAACGGGAGTGCGCTCGCTTACGATCCTGGTCGTTGCGTTCCCTGCGGCGTTCGACCTGCAACGATTGGTGGAGATGGACTACCTCGTGGTCCACTCGGGAGATGCCGATGGTCCTGAGAGCCTTCATGCGCCTCTGCCATTGCGTGCCGGAGAGCTTCTTGTGAGACGAGGCCTGATTGAAAAGGGATTGATCTTGATGATGAGTCGGGGTCTGGTGAAGCGCATGCCGTCCCAGGACGGATTCCGCTTCGTAGCCGAGGAAACGGCCGCGCCGTTCATTTCGTCACTCGCCGCCGATTACTCTTGCCGACTCAGGGAGCGCGCCGAGTGGGCGGTCGGGCGTTTCCAGGGTGTGTCCACGGAAGAGATTCGCCGCATAACCCATCGCCTATTCGAACGATGGTCGAGCGAGTTCCAGCTGGTGCAGTCGAGCGGAGGCAGCCAGTGA
- a CDS encoding serine hydrolase domain-containing protein, whose product MKSLAFAFALLTTAAAPPPEINAPARPAAEAPGSQAHRAEALLTRLREQHELPALAAVVVRSDTTLDLAATGLRRQGKPEKVEPTDRFHLGSMGKAITATVIARLVEEGTLSWTTRPVDVFPELAKTIHPDYRNVTIEQLLRHQGGTPKYDSIAEIKGATARASSGSARDQRRAFSVWLLQQRPYVTPGTRLEYSNAGYPVAAAMAEAVTGEAWESLVESRLARPLGIHLTHGLPARGDSPQPWGHTAKPAFFGMASHQNVVEPQPPGDGWALSVIFEPAGDYSLSLADYATFLKLHLAGLAGRDGLLKASSIRHLHAGSIPPLHDGPDEYAMGWFLREFDGMEAHWFTGATKAFFSRVIMLPERDIAVAVLTNTGNEAAITATREAAMELLRLHDQPDAR is encoded by the coding sequence TTGAAAAGCCTTGCATTCGCGTTCGCCCTGCTGACCACCGCGGCAGCGCCGCCCCCCGAAATCAATGCACCCGCTCGTCCGGCTGCCGAAGCGCCCGGAAGCCAGGCGCACCGCGCGGAAGCGCTGCTGACCCGGCTCCGCGAGCAGCACGAACTGCCGGCGCTCGCCGCCGTCGTCGTGCGTTCGGACACGACGCTCGACTTGGCCGCGACCGGCCTGCGGCGACAAGGAAAACCGGAAAAGGTCGAACCCACCGACCGTTTCCATCTGGGCTCCATGGGGAAGGCGATCACCGCCACCGTGATCGCCCGGCTGGTCGAGGAAGGAACGCTTTCGTGGACCACGCGGCCCGTCGACGTCTTCCCGGAACTCGCAAAGACCATCCATCCGGATTATCGGAACGTCACCATCGAACAGCTGCTGCGGCACCAGGGCGGCACGCCGAAGTACGATTCGATCGCCGAAATAAAAGGGGCGACGGCGCGAGCGAGTTCCGGCTCCGCGCGCGACCAACGCCGCGCGTTCAGCGTCTGGCTCCTGCAGCAACGGCCGTACGTCACGCCGGGAACCAGGCTGGAGTACTCGAACGCAGGCTATCCCGTTGCCGCCGCGATGGCCGAAGCCGTCACCGGAGAGGCGTGGGAGTCGCTGGTCGAGAGCAGGCTGGCCCGACCCCTTGGAATCCACCTGACGCATGGCCTGCCTGCACGCGGCGACAGCCCGCAACCGTGGGGGCACACGGCGAAGCCCGCATTCTTCGGCATGGCGTCCCACCAGAATGTCGTCGAGCCGCAGCCCCCCGGGGACGGCTGGGCGCTGAGCGTCATCTTCGAGCCGGCGGGCGATTACTCGCTGTCACTTGCCGATTACGCAACATTCCTCAAGCTCCACCTTGCAGGGCTTGCGGGTCGCGACGGGCTGCTCAAGGCATCGTCCATACGGCATCTGCATGCCGGTTCGATCCCGCCCCTGCACGACGGCCCCGATGAATACGCAATGGGGTGGTTCCTGCGCGAATTCGACGGAATGGAGGCGCACTGGTTCACGGGCGCCACGAAGGCGTTCTTTTCCCGCGTGATCATGCTGCCGGAACGGGACATTGCGGTCGCGGTCCTGACCAACACGGGAAACGAGGCCGCAATCACTGCCACCCGCGAAGCGGCGATGGAGCTGCTGCGGCTCCATGACCAACCCGACGCGCGGTGA